The following are encoded in a window of Variovorax paradoxus genomic DNA:
- a CDS encoding DUF802 domain-containing protein codes for MNRFFHYAVFLVGLAVVCWVGASYVGHNPLALVITALIGAFYLMGALELHRFHQATNTLSRAVDDLSAPPATLGDWLANLHPSLRNAVRLRIEGERVGLPGPALTPYLAGLLVLLGMLGTFLGMVVTLNGTGLALESATDVQAIRNSLSAPVRGLGLAFGTSVAGVAASAMLGLASALCRRERLLAGQALDTQIATSLRGHSLAHRREESFKLMQQQAHAMPALVDQLQAMVAAIDRQSQSLNERLVASQDSFHQKTEAAYTGLAASVDRSLKDSLADSARIAGETIQPVARVMPELVGQLQTMMAAMERQTQTQNDRLVASQDSFHQKAEAAYSGLAASVDRSLKDSLADSARIAGETIQPVAKVMPELVGQLQTMMAALERQTQSQNDRLVASQDSFHQKAEAAYSGLAASVDRSLKESLTDTARIAGATIQPVVEAAMLGIAREAASLQGGMAQAVERQLEGLTGRFEASTAGVADTWKAALAEHERASGALSSDLRGTLERFAETFEQRSAALVDGVSARLESTVGSVSDTWGSALAQHQRVSEKLSGDSHQAVAAAAATFEQHSAALLRTVGEAHTSLQTELAARDAQRLSAWSQSLEAMAASLQKEWQQAGAHTLSQQQQLSDTLAQAARDVSAQAEAHAKQTVAEVAQLLQAASDAPRAAASLLDTVREAHANLQTELATRDAQRLAAWSGSLETMAASLQKEWQQAGAHSLSQQQQMSETLAQTVRDMSAQAEANAKQTVAEVAQLLQVAAEAPKAAADVIAELRQKLSDGMARDNDMLEERSRILGTLETLLGAVNHASTEQRSAIDALVTASADMMERVGSRFTEKVESETEKMAGIAAQITGGAVEVASLGEAFGFAVQRFGESNDKLVAHLQRIEGALGKSLARSDEQLAYYVAQAREVIDLSIMSQKQIVEDLQQFASRQTAVGSEA; via the coding sequence ATGAACAGATTTTTCCATTACGCCGTCTTCCTCGTGGGCCTGGCCGTCGTGTGCTGGGTCGGTGCCAGCTACGTGGGCCACAACCCGCTGGCCCTGGTGATCACGGCGCTGATCGGCGCGTTCTACCTGATGGGCGCGCTGGAGCTGCACCGTTTCCACCAGGCCACCAACACGCTGTCGCGCGCGGTGGACGACCTGTCGGCGCCGCCGGCCACGCTCGGCGATTGGCTGGCGAACCTGCATCCTTCGCTGCGCAACGCGGTGCGCCTGCGCATCGAGGGCGAGCGCGTCGGCCTGCCGGGCCCGGCACTCACGCCGTACCTCGCGGGCCTGCTGGTGCTGCTGGGCATGCTGGGCACCTTCCTGGGCATGGTGGTCACCCTCAACGGCACGGGGTTGGCGCTCGAAAGCGCGACCGACGTGCAGGCCATCCGCAACTCGCTGTCGGCGCCCGTGCGCGGCCTGGGCCTGGCCTTCGGCACCTCGGTGGCGGGCGTGGCCGCATCGGCGATGCTGGGCCTGGCCTCGGCGCTCTGCCGCCGTGAACGCCTGCTGGCCGGGCAGGCACTCGACACGCAGATCGCCACGTCGCTGCGCGGCCATTCGCTGGCGCACCGCCGCGAAGAGTCGTTCAAGCTCATGCAGCAGCAGGCGCACGCAATGCCCGCGCTGGTCGACCAGCTGCAGGCCATGGTGGCCGCGATCGATCGCCAGAGCCAGTCGCTCAACGAACGCCTCGTCGCCAGCCAGGACAGCTTCCACCAGAAGACCGAGGCCGCCTACACGGGGCTCGCCGCATCGGTCGATCGTTCGCTGAAAGACAGCCTTGCCGACAGCGCCCGCATCGCCGGTGAAACCATCCAGCCTGTGGCGCGCGTGATGCCCGAGCTGGTCGGCCAGCTGCAGACGATGATGGCCGCGATGGAGCGCCAGACCCAGACGCAGAACGACCGCCTCGTCGCGAGCCAGGACAGCTTCCACCAGAAGGCCGAAGCTGCCTACAGCGGCCTGGCCGCCTCGGTCGATCGTTCGCTGAAGGACAGCTTGGCCGACAGCGCCCGCATCGCCGGTGAAACCATCCAGCCCGTGGCGAAGGTCATGCCTGAACTGGTCGGCCAGCTGCAGACGATGATGGCCGCGCTGGAGCGCCAGACCCAGTCGCAGAACGACCGCCTCGTTGCCAGCCAGGACAGCTTCCACCAGAAGGCCGAAGCCGCGTACAGCGGTCTGGCCGCATCGGTCGATCGTTCGCTGAAAGAAAGCCTCACCGACACCGCTCGCATCGCCGGCGCCACGATCCAGCCCGTGGTCGAGGCGGCCATGCTCGGCATCGCGCGCGAAGCGGCCTCGCTGCAAGGCGGCATGGCGCAGGCCGTCGAACGGCAGCTCGAAGGCCTCACGGGCCGCTTCGAGGCCTCGACCGCCGGCGTCGCCGACACCTGGAAGGCCGCGCTGGCCGAACACGAGCGCGCGAGCGGGGCGCTGTCGAGCGACCTGCGCGGCACGCTCGAACGCTTTGCCGAGACCTTCGAGCAGCGCTCGGCTGCGCTGGTCGATGGCGTGTCCGCCCGCCTCGAGAGCACCGTGGGCAGCGTGTCCGACACCTGGGGCAGCGCGCTCGCGCAGCATCAGCGCGTCAGCGAAAAACTGTCGGGCGATTCGCACCAGGCGGTCGCCGCCGCGGCCGCCACGTTCGAGCAGCACTCGGCCGCGCTGCTGCGCACCGTGGGCGAAGCGCACACCAGCCTGCAGACCGAACTCGCGGCGCGCGATGCGCAGCGCCTGTCGGCCTGGAGCCAGTCGCTCGAAGCCATGGCCGCGTCGCTGCAGAAGGAATGGCAGCAGGCCGGCGCGCACACGCTGAGCCAGCAACAGCAACTGAGCGACACGCTGGCGCAGGCCGCGCGCGACGTGTCGGCGCAGGCCGAGGCGCATGCGAAGCAGACCGTCGCCGAAGTCGCGCAGCTGCTGCAGGCCGCGTCGGACGCACCGCGCGCCGCCGCTTCGCTGCTCGACACCGTGCGCGAGGCGCACGCCAACCTGCAGACCGAACTCGCCACGCGCGATGCGCAACGCCTCGCCGCCTGGAGCGGCTCGCTCGAGACCATGGCCGCCTCGCTGCAGAAGGAATGGCAGCAGGCCGGCGCACACAGCCTGAGCCAGCAGCAACAGATGAGCGAGACGCTGGCGCAAACGGTGCGCGACATGTCGGCGCAGGCCGAGGCCAATGCCAAGCAGACCGTCGCCGAAGTCGCGCAGCTGCTGCAGGTGGCGGCCGAAGCCCCGAAGGCCGCAGCCGACGTGATCGCCGAGTTGCGCCAGAAGCTGTCCGACGGCATGGCGCGCGACAACGACATGCTCGAAGAGCGCAGCCGCATCCTCGGCACGCTCGAGACCTTGCTGGGTGCGGTGAACCATGCCTCGACCGAACAGCGCAGCGCCATCGACGCGCTCGTCACGGCCTCGGCCGACATGATGGAGCGCGTGGGCAGCCGCTTCACCGAGAAGGTCGAGAGCGAGACCGAGAAGATGGCCGGCATTGCCGCGCAGATCACCGGCGGCGCGGTCGAGGTGGCGAGCCTGGGCGAGGCCTTCGGCTTTGCGGTGCAGCGCTTCGGCGAATCGAACGACAAGCTCGTGGCGCACCTGCAGCGCATCGAAGGCGCGCTCGGCAAGTCGCTGGCGCGCAGCGACGAGCAGCTGGCCTACTACGTGGCGCAGGCGCGCGAGGTGATCGACCTGAGCATCATGTCGCAGAAGCAGATCGTCGAAGACCTGCAGCAGTTCGCAAGCCGCCAGACGGCCGTGGGCAGCGAGGCCTGA
- a CDS encoding pentapeptide repeat-containing protein: MPSQLIIQNHNLWRKGAGGAPAGLAGMADSYAYAGLDLNLAQFVTTVFTGTSFAACTFKQAGWTGCQFSGCTFTTCDFEGISISGCTFSNCTFSQSQFQQSRLSACQFNNCQWNGLNFDGGHWSDVAVFGCTGTTVQADGLRGEHVDFTGSYFEHLEMRNAQIN, encoded by the coding sequence ATGCCCTCCCAACTGATCATCCAAAACCACAACCTCTGGCGCAAAGGCGCCGGTGGTGCCCCCGCAGGTCTTGCTGGCATGGCCGACAGCTATGCCTACGCCGGCCTAGACCTGAACCTCGCCCAGTTCGTCACCACCGTCTTCACCGGCACCAGCTTTGCTGCGTGCACGTTCAAGCAGGCCGGCTGGACCGGATGCCAGTTCTCAGGCTGCACCTTCACCACGTGCGATTTCGAGGGCATTTCCATCTCAGGGTGCACGTTCTCCAACTGCACCTTCTCGCAGTCGCAGTTCCAGCAAAGTCGGCTCAGCGCTTGTCAGTTCAACAACTGCCAGTGGAACGGCTTGAATTTCGACGGGGGTCACTGGTCCGACGTCGCGGTGTTCGGATGCACGGGCACCACGGTTCAGGCCGATGGCCTGCGCGGGGAACATGTGGACTTCACCGGCAGCTACTTCGAGCACTTGGAGATGCGCAACGCGCAAATCAATTGA
- a CDS encoding DUF2894 domain-containing protein → MSNDDTAPDDQVDAVAALDAWRARGDDRFDPVRFRFIEAMAQRAAVHEGETRRLLDARLASLMATYRADLDKVAPEADAPADAPLHTALAELMMHIAQLAPLPPPPDGGATDGDAVPSLSTAPELKTLSYFRSTWSKLAADQRVTQSLAKVPKNAGPLNTHHLVQRALTLMRDLSPQYLQRFMAHVDALLWIEQVNAAAEAARVARTESPRKGSRSRAG, encoded by the coding sequence GTGAGTAACGACGACACAGCGCCGGACGATCAGGTCGACGCCGTCGCAGCGCTCGACGCCTGGCGCGCGCGCGGCGACGACCGCTTCGACCCGGTGCGCTTCCGCTTCATCGAGGCGATGGCGCAGCGCGCGGCGGTGCACGAGGGTGAGACGCGGCGCCTGCTCGACGCGCGGCTGGCCAGCCTCATGGCGACCTACCGTGCCGATCTCGACAAGGTCGCTCCCGAGGCAGACGCACCGGCCGATGCACCGCTGCACACCGCGCTCGCAGAGCTGATGATGCACATCGCTCAACTCGCGCCGCTGCCGCCCCCGCCCGACGGGGGAGCTACCGACGGTGATGCCGTGCCCAGCCTGTCGACCGCGCCCGAACTCAAGACGCTGAGCTACTTCCGCAGCACGTGGTCGAAGCTCGCCGCCGACCAGCGCGTGACGCAATCGCTTGCCAAGGTGCCGAAGAACGCCGGCCCGCTCAACACGCACCACCTCGTGCAGCGCGCGCTCACGCTGATGCGCGACCTGTCGCCGCAGTACCTGCAGCGCTTCATGGCGCACGTCGATGCGCTGTTGTGGATCGAGCAGGTGAACGCCGCCGCCGAAGCCGCGCGCGTGGCGCGCACCGAAAGCCCGCGCAAGGGTTCGCGCAGCCGCGCCGGCTGA
- a CDS encoding DUF3348 domain-containing protein: MVQVSRRTGFTGSALTRLLAQLSDTDVPESRQALADRLSQWFSWTDAISLSAALDSDLGVAVSGARASEGAEEAQECARLKAALAKGNADGGVASVLPGANDDFPPYRRRYFARQQAMETAIEPLRARLRARLATRSPELARLAAVDAILEQVVGARERSLLASVPTLLEKHFKRLREAAQATQDANPDTPQPPPTAAGGWLNVFGRDMQSVLRAELDIRMQPVEGLLEALRDR, encoded by the coding sequence ATGGTGCAAGTGTCACGGCGCACAGGCTTCACCGGCTCGGCGCTCACTCGCTTGCTCGCTCAATTGAGCGACACCGACGTTCCCGAATCCAGGCAAGCCCTCGCGGATCGTTTGAGTCAGTGGTTCAGTTGGACCGATGCCATCTCCTTGTCAGCAGCTTTGGATTCCGATCTGGGCGTCGCCGTGTCCGGCGCCCGGGCGTCCGAGGGCGCCGAGGAGGCGCAGGAGTGCGCGCGCCTGAAGGCCGCCCTGGCCAAGGGCAATGCCGACGGCGGTGTGGCCTCGGTGCTGCCGGGCGCGAACGACGACTTTCCGCCGTACCGCCGTCGCTACTTCGCGCGGCAGCAGGCCATGGAAACGGCCATCGAACCGCTGCGTGCCCGTCTGCGGGCCCGGCTCGCGACCCGCTCGCCCGAGCTGGCCCGGCTGGCCGCGGTGGACGCCATCCTGGAACAGGTGGTGGGCGCCCGCGAACGCAGCCTGCTGGCGAGCGTGCCGACGCTGCTGGAGAAACACTTCAAGCGCTTGCGTGAGGCCGCCCAGGCCACGCAGGACGCCAACCCCGACACCCCCCAGCCGCCACCGACCGCCGCCGGCGGCTGGCTGAACGTGTTCGGCCGCGACATGCAAAGCGTGCTGCGGGCCGAACTGGACATTCGCATGCAACCGGTCGAAGGCCTGCTCGAAGCCCTTCGCGATCGCTAG
- a CDS encoding OmpA family protein, which produces MVRDEIDLDAGLEPTVPVWAVFGDLMAGMLGAFVLILVCVLGMQLDLASRLETEVQQRRAESQRREALEQALAGPLAAGRVTLNNGRIGISGSVLFAFNSADLQPGGRQLLKSLAGPLGAYLKTRDEILMVSGFTDDRQMREGARLFADNWELSAQRALTVTRALIEEGVPSSSVFAAAFGAEQAVASNGDAEGRAKNRRVEMAPTPRPKNTPDAAKPRE; this is translated from the coding sequence ATGGTGCGTGACGAAATTGACCTCGACGCCGGCCTGGAGCCGACCGTCCCCGTGTGGGCGGTGTTCGGCGACCTGATGGCGGGCATGCTGGGCGCGTTCGTGCTGATCCTGGTGTGCGTGCTCGGCATGCAGCTGGACCTGGCGAGCCGCCTCGAAACCGAGGTGCAGCAGCGCCGCGCCGAATCGCAGCGCCGCGAGGCGCTCGAACAGGCGCTGGCCGGCCCGCTTGCCGCGGGCCGCGTCACGCTCAATAACGGCCGCATCGGCATCAGCGGCAGCGTGCTGTTCGCCTTCAACTCCGCCGACCTGCAACCTGGCGGACGCCAACTGCTGAAAAGCCTGGCCGGCCCGCTGGGCGCCTATCTGAAGACGCGCGACGAGATCCTGATGGTGAGCGGCTTCACCGACGACCGGCAGATGCGCGAAGGCGCGCGCCTGTTCGCCGACAACTGGGAGCTGTCCGCCCAGCGCGCGCTCACTGTGACGCGCGCGCTGATCGAAGAGGGCGTGCCCTCGTCGTCGGTGTTTGCCGCCGCGTTCGGCGCCGAGCAGGCGGTGGCTTCGAACGGCGACGCCGAAGGCCGTGCGAAGAACCGGCGCGTGGAGATGGCACCGACACCCCGGCCAAAGAACACGCCCGACGCTGCGAAGCCCCGTGAGTAA